The Mesoplodon densirostris isolate mMesDen1 chromosome 17, mMesDen1 primary haplotype, whole genome shotgun sequence genome contains the following window.
TCAGATTTCAGCAAAATGTACTTTCGTGTTCACGATGGCCTATACCCATTCCTGTGCGTACAGATTTCTCCTCAAGTCTAGTTACGCCGGTGTGTTTATCTGGTCTGCATCTTGGACGGCAGCTAATCATCCTTCAAGTCCCAGACACACGAGCAATTTTTCAGATGCACCTGTAGGCCTTAAGTTAACTCCAAGCAAAGTGACCTTCCGCTGAGCGTCATCGTTTATGGGACACATCCTGACAACTTCCAGTGGGCTTCATTAGATGCTGAAGCACCATACTCTGATAGTTCTCCGTGACTCTTTTTATCTTGTGTTccacaattttaataaaaaagcaGGTAGCGTTTCCTCTGTTATATTGGATTTCCAGCGTATCCACTCTACAGCTATAACTTTAAATCCCCTGGATACTAGAAAACACATGCTGGATTTAGATGGCATTAGAGGGCTCTGTTCACTTTTAGAAAAAAAGGTGTACGGATCCCCAGGCTAGCTCAGTCGTCACCCTGTAACCCTTGCAGACTGCTGACCTCAGGCCAGCATCTAAGCCATGTTCACTGCTCTGTGTTTTGCGGTTCCCACAAAGCCTCTATCTTCCTGACAACCCTGCACAGAAGCGGCTGCAAAATTAAAGAAACTCTCTTGAACCCACCCGccccccccacctctcctccacCTCATCATTCAAAGTTTGAGACAGTCAGGACCTCTGAGACAGGCAGGACGCACCTACAGGTGCAAAGCAAGCACACCTTTCTCCTTTTGGATCTATGATGAGACTGCAAAGAACAATACTGGACACCATCCCATCCAATGgttcctgagaagaccagaatggCCGTCTTTCACTGTCTCCTCTGAAGCCCAGATTCACATTACCTGGGCGGCCGAAAAATGCTGGGGGCCTGGGCCCCGCCCACTGGTCGCTTCACATGACTGCGCCTGGGCTGCCCCCATAGGCCATTTCTCAAGCATACTCAGGCGGTCTAACTGGGGCAGGTGCTCCCATCCATGGTCCCCAAACCGGCAGCACCAGCAGAACCTGGGGGCTTCTTAGGAAAGCACACTGGGAGCCACACCCCAGACCCACTGCACTGGAGTCGCGGGGATTCACCTAGCCCGGCCGTCCGGGTCTCAGCAAACTCTCCAGGTGACTCCCAGGTGGGCTCGAgttggagaaccactgctttgAGCTGTGTTTAAGCAGCGTTACCATTTCAGCCTGTTCGGAGAAAAGGAACGTCTCTGGTGGAAAAGCTCCTACAGGCTACGTGTAAACTTGAAATGGTTCGCTGTTCCCTGCAGCAGTCACCAAAATGGATGTTCGTTTCCTAAACAACTTTTGGGCCTGTGTTTTATAAACTCTGAGGCTCGGCAAGAGTCAGCCGGGCCCGGCTccaggaaaacaaagagaaaggtgAAGGCTGCGGCCTGGGAGCTGCTGGAACTTCAGGTCCCCTCCCGGCAGAAGTTTCCCACCTCTCAGATGGAGAAAACCCCCTCTGCCGCCTACCTCCCCCCTGGGGGGCTGACCTGGGGCACCCGCCAGGTGTGTTCATGGGAAGACGGTGAGGCTGGGCccaagaaaacaaatcaaaagtCTCCCGAGTCCGAAGATTCACATTCAACTCAAAGATGACCTGAGTGCTCTTGGCAAGATCTCTGGGGCTCCAGAGCTGACATCGGGCCAAAAGTGAAACAGAACAGGAAACCTGCGCCCGTACTCTGGCATTTAGGCCGAGATACCAAAGAAGGGAAGAGGCTTTAGCCACGGATGCCCTCGCGTGCCCACCCTTCTTCCACCAGCCGCAGGGGTCTCACCTTTCACGACCGTGGCCTCTTTCAGGTGATGCGTCAAGAAGTCGAGGCTGGCGTAGGTGCTGGCGGAGGGCAGGGCGCCAGGGCCGGGCCCTACACACACCCCGCCGGTGCTGCCGGCCCCTACCGCGCCGATGAGACCCCCGAGGCTCCGGGTCCGGCCCCAGGCGCTCTTGTCTCCCGTCTGAGGATGCTGCTGAGGCTGCTGCGGAGTCGGCGACAGCCCCGGCTCGTCCCTCACGTCGATGGCGATGTAGTTGAGGCCGTTCTGGAAGCCGGCAGAGGTCTCCCGGCGCATCGGCGAGCCACTGCCCCCGGGGCAGCCGACCAAGCCCCCGGGCTGGCTTGGCGTCCAGGGCCGCGCCTGCGCGGGGAGCGGCGGCGGCAACTGGCGGGGGGACGTGGGGGGCTCGTCACCGCCACCCAGGACGCTGCCGCCGCCCCCTTCGCCACTTTTCCTGAGAGACACGTTCTCCACCGAGGCCGAGTTGTGGCGCTTGGGGTTGTGGGCGAAGGACGGGGACACGGGGGTCACAGTGGTGGTCGAGGAGAAGGTCTCCGAGCTGTGGCGGCGGCGGCCCCCTTGCGGGTCCGCGCGGATGACCTTGGCCCCGCGGTGTGGGTCTGGGGGTTGGGTAGCCTGCAGGAAGGCCTCGACCCCCGACACCTGGTCCATGAGGCTCAGCCTCTTCAGGCCGGACACGGGGCTGCTCACGCGGGCCCCGTCGGGCTTCGGGGGCGCGGCGATCGGTTGCGGCGGCGTGGCAGCCACGCCGAAGGCCATCTCGGTGTAGTCGCTGCTGTCGCCCGCCCCCGAGGACGGAGAGGAGGCCGCGCCAGGGCCCTGCGAGGGCGGTGCCGGAGGCAGGCGGTACAGCTCtccgggcgggggcggcggcggtggcggctgCAGGGCCGAGGAGGGGGCGGCGGGGCGCGGGGGCAGCGGCGGGTACGCGGAGGCCTCGGGGGACAGGAGGGCGTCCAGGGAGCCCACGGGGTCCCCGGCCTGGCCGCCCGGCTGGGGTGACTTGGGCGAGCTGAAGTCGAGGTTCATGTAGTCGGAGAGCGGGGAGCGCTGCCGGCTGTCGCCACTCGTGCCCGGGGTGCCCGAGCCCAGCGACGAGGCCGGGCTGCCGGCGGACAGCAGCGACGACGACGAGGCGGCCGAGGCCAGCAGCGGGGGAGCGGGCGGCGACAGGCGCGCGCCCGCCTCGCCGAAGTCGATGTTAATGTACTCGCCCGGGCTCTTGGGCTCGGGCGGCAGGGGGTACTCGTGCATGCGGGGCAGGGTCTGCAGCCCCTCCAGGGACAGGCGCGTGGGCCGCGCGGCCCGGCAGCGTTGCCCCAGGAAGCCCTCCAGGCGGCCGCTGCCGCTGCCACCGGGCCTCCCGGGCGAAGGCACCGCCGGGTGGGGTGGCTGCGGGTGGCCGCCGCCGCCCCCTGGCCCGGCCGCAAAGGCGCCGGCTGGCTGCGTGGACCCCGGGCCGGCCGTCGACTCCAGCCGCTCCTCCTCCAGGATGCGCCCCACGGGGGAGCTCATGAGCACGTACTGGTCGTTGTCCCCGTTGCAGGTGTAGGCGGCCTTGTAGGAGCGCGGCAGGGAGCTGTAGCAGTAGCTGGGGACGCCCCGGAGCAtctccccgccgccgccgccatgcAGGGCGGCCGAGAAGAAGTCGGGCGGGGTGTCCGAGGCGCCCGCGTCGCCGGGGGACATGTTGAGGTAGTCCCCGTTTGGAAGCAGCCTGCCGTCGGCGGCGGTCTCCACGGACAGCTTGGAGCCGCCGCACCACATGCGCATGTACCCGCTGTCCTCGGGGGAGCTCTCGGCCGGGGAGCTGGTCTTGTAGCCGCCCCCGCTCCCCGGGAAGGCCCTGCTAGCGGCAGACGCGGGCGTGGGCCCCGCGGCTCCCGCGGGGGGCAAGGCCGCGACGGCGGCGCGCGGTTGCAGGATCTGCTTCGGGGCGGACACGCTGGTGGGGCTCATGGGCATGTAGTCGTCGCTCCTGCAgctcccgccgccgcccgcgAGAGCCACGCCGGGGGTCATGGGCATGTAGCCGTCGTCCGCGCCCAGGTTACTGCTGGAGCTCCTGTGCGACCCGATCTCGATGTCGCCGTAGTCCTCGGGGTAGGGGTGGTAGGCCACTTTGGGGGAGGACGCGGGGCACGACGGGCAGAGGCGGCCTGAGCTGCCGGAGAAGGTGGCCCGCATCAGGGTGTATTCATCCAGGGACGCGGAGGAGGGCTGGGGCACTGGCCGCTGCCGGGCAGGCGTGGTCAGGGAGTAGGTCCTCTTCCTCAGCCCCCTGTCCAAGTCCTGGGCCCCGTCCCCGGAGACTCTGCGGTAGGGGCGGCCGCAGTGGCTCAGGGGCCGCTCCATGGTCATGTACCCGTACAGCTCGCCCCCGCTGCCGTCCCTGGCCGGGGGCGTCTCGGCGATGGACTCGGGCGTGTTGCT
Protein-coding sequences here:
- the IRS2 gene encoding insulin receptor substrate 2, translated to MASPPMNGRPGPAGGDGPNLNLNHNNNNNNSGVRKCGYLRKQKHGHKRFFVLRGPGAGGDEAAAAATAGGGPAPQPPRLEYYESEKKWRSKAGAPKRVIALDCCLNINKRADAKHKYLIALYTKDEYFAVAAENEQEQEGWYRALTDLVSEGRASAGDAPPAAAAAAAAPSASCSASLPGALGGSAGAAVAAAAAADDSYGLVAPATAAYREVWQVNLKPKGLGQSKNLTGVYRLCLSARTIGFVKLNCEQPSVTLQLMNIRRCGHSDSFFFIEVGRSAVTGPGELWMQADDSVVAQNIHETILEAMKALKELFEFRPRSKSQSSGSSATHPISVPGARRHHHLVNLPPSQTGLVRRSRTDSLAATPPAAKCSSCRVRTASEGDGGVAAGAGAAGGRPVSVAGSPLSPGPVRAPLSRSHTLSGGCGGRASKVTLAPAGGALQHSRSMSMPVAHSPPAAATSPGSLSSSSGHGSGSYPPPPGPHPHMQHPLHPQRPSSGSASASGSPSDPGFMSLDEYGSSPGDLRAFCSLRSNTPESIAETPPARDGSGGELYGYMTMERPLSHCGRPYRRVSGDGAQDLDRGLRKRTYSLTTPARQRPVPQPSSASLDEYTLMRATFSGSSGRLCPSCPASSPKVAYHPYPEDYGDIEIGSHRSSSSNLGADDGYMPMTPGVALAGGGGSCRSDDYMPMSPTSVSAPKQILQPRAAVAALPPAGAAGPTPASAASRAFPGSGGGYKTSSPAESSPEDSGYMRMWCGGSKLSVETAADGRLLPNGDYLNMSPGDAGASDTPPDFFSAALHGGGGGEMLRGVPSYCYSSLPRSYKAAYTCNGDNDQYVLMSSPVGRILEEERLESTAGPGSTQPAGAFAAGPGGGGGHPQPPHPAVPSPGRPGGSGSGRLEGFLGQRCRAARPTRLSLEGLQTLPRMHEYPLPPEPKSPGEYINIDFGEAGARLSPPAPPLLASAASSSSLLSAGSPASSLGSGTPGTSGDSRQRSPLSDYMNLDFSSPKSPQPGGQAGDPVGSLDALLSPEASAYPPLPPRPAAPSSALQPPPPPPPPGELYRLPPAPPSQGPGAASSPSSGAGDSSDYTEMAFGVAATPPQPIAAPPKPDGARVSSPVSGLKRLSLMDQVSGVEAFLQATQPPDPHRGAKVIRADPQGGRRRHSSETFSSTTTVTPVSPSFAHNPKRHNSASVENVSLRKSGEGGGGSVLGGGDEPPTSPRQLPPPLPAQARPWTPSQPGGLVGCPGGSGSPMRRETSAGFQNGLNYIAIDVRDEPGLSPTPQQPQQHPQTGDKSAWGRTRSLGGLIGAVGAGSTGGVCVGPGPGALPSASTYASLDFLTHHLKEATVVKE